The nucleotide window AAACGCTCCGAGCTCTCTAAATAGCTATCTTTATATGTGCCAACTACTTCTTCATATGGGCGAATATTTCCTTTTAAAACCGGGCCATCCGCTTCTCGCTCCTCAACATGTGTTCCTTCTCCTAATGTCCCTCCATCAGTTGTCGTTTCACTGGAGCCACCGATGCGCTCAGGAACCGTTACTAAATCGCGACTTCCTTGCCCTGTTCCTGCACCTTTGCCGTGTCCTTGACCTGTTCCTTGTCCCTGACCTTGCCCATTACCATTTCCTTGACCCGAACCTTGACCTTGTCCTTGCCCATTGCCTTGTCCTTGTTGGTTTCCTTGACCTTGCTGACCACCCTGCCCTTGTTGACTACCTTGTCCTTGCTGACCTGACTGCCCCGCCTGTCCTTGCTGACCTGCTTGACCTTGTTGCCCCGTTTGCCCCTGTTGACCAGACTGTCCTTGTTGTCCTTGATTGCCGGACTGATTGTTTTGATTTGTACTATTCGCATTGTTGGCGCTAGCAATTGAATTTTGTAAAGATTTACTTAAAGGCTTTCCAAGCTTGCCCATTGTCGTTTGTGTAGCATTCGCATTTTGTGCTAGCTGCTGCTGAGTTTTAGCTAACTCTTTTAGTTGCTCCACTTCCTGCTCTGTTAAACCTTCACCTGTTTCGCTACCATTTTCCTTTGCCGTTTGCTTATCCTTTAGTTGCTGCTCTTTTAATGCGAGCTCCTTCTGCTTTTTCACCATTTCGCGCAATGCTTCCTCAGCTGTTTTCGAATCCTTTAATTTGCTTTGCAATTCCTTTAGCTGCTCTTTTACTTCCTTGGATTCAGCCTTTTTCTCTAGCTGCGCAACTTCCTTTTTTATATCTTGTATAACGGCACGCTCTTTTTCTGCTTCGATTGCCTCCATTTGTGGCTTAGCAGGAAACATATACATAACCGCTAACAAGCACGCAGTGAGTACTAATCCAATAAACGCTTTAGGTCGAAACAAATTTTTTTCGCGCTGTTTAAATGCTGTAAAGACCTGCTCCATATTATGCCATGCCTTTTGTAGCAACGATTGCACTAAAGGCTCCTCGTCATTTTTAAAAGACAGCGCTGTCACAAGCTCATTATGCGCAAAATAGCTATCGAGCTTAAATAAAGCCTCCTGCTCATGTACGCGCTTCCACCATATGACGGCAAGTGTCACAACAAGTCCGACCGCAAAAGCTGCAAGGGCAATTTGGCGATAATAAGGCCAAACGAATAATCTTGAAACAATCATGATGACAGCGCTCGCAAGTAAGCCATAAAAGAAGCCATATTGCGCAAGCGGTATGCTTTTTTCTAATAACAAACTTCTTTTTGCACGTTGAATATAGCTTCGTAATTGCTTACGCTGCTCCATATCCATCCCTCCTTATCGATTGCTCTTCATATTGGCACGTAATTTCTTAATAGCAAGCGTTAAGCAAAGTACAATAATAATGCTATAAAAAATTAAATAGGTTACCCAAACTGGTAGTTTAATTCCTGATAGCTCCGCTAGTCCTCTGCCCATTTCAGGCTCAATTAGCGTCAATATTAATGCACCTGGATTAATCGATGCCCAGAAATAAGCCATAAAGGATTGCGTAGAACCTGTTGCTGCCCCCATCTGGCTAAATGCTAGTGTAATGAAGAAGAAAAACGCCGTAATACCTCCTAAAAATATGATAGAGCCATATGTCGCAATCATTGCCACAATCGTTCTTTTCGTAATCGTTGAAAACATAACACCGATGCTTCCAATCGCTACAACCGTTAGTAAATAAAAGGAAAATATTGATGCAATCTGTGATGGCGATACACCGCCGAATAAAAATACTAAGCTATATAATGGCAAGCCTGCTACGAGCATTAACACAAGAAATGCTAATGATGATAGCAATTTACCAACAATAATTTGCATAGAGCTCTGTGTTGTTGTCAGCAAAATATTTAATGTTTGCTTTTCACGCTCGCTGCTAATTGCTCCAGCTGTTAAGCTTGGCGTAATAAACAGTACAAGTGCCATTTGAATAATTGTTAATACAGCAAACATCATAAAGCTTGTATCGGGTCTAAAAAACCCTTTACCTGTAAAGCCTGTTGTAATTAATAAAAAGCCTGCAATAAAAATCGTTAAAACCGCTAAGTAAAAGATTAAGCCTGAGAAGCTTTTAAAGGAACGGAAACGCAGCTTCAGCTCCTTCACAAATACTGGATTATATAAGCGTTCCATCATTCCGTATCCGCTCCTTTCGTAATTGCCATGAAGACATCCTCTAAATCTTTCTCTTCCTCAATTAAAGCATAGATTGGTAAATCTGCTAAAACAGCTCTTTTTAGCAATGCAACTTGCTCCTCATCTGTCCCACGATAATTAAACTCGATTTCTAGCTTGCTTTCGATTAAATCAATTGAAGATATTTTTGGGTCTTCCTCTAAAAAGGCACGCACTTCCTGCAAGCGCTCTGTCACTTTTATCACAATGCGCTTCTCACCTTGAAGCTGCGCTTGGATTGTCGCAACATTGCCATGTGCAATGAGCTTACCATTATCAATCACACCGATTTCATCACACATTTCCGCTAATTCAGGCAGTATATGTGAGGAAATTAAAATGGTTTTACCCATCGTTTTTAAATTGCGCAAAATATCGCGCATTTCCACTCGTGCACGTGGATCTAACCCTGATGCAGGCTCATCTAAAATCAGCACTTTCGGGTCATGAATCAGTGCCCTCGCTAAGCATAATCGTTGCTTCATCCCACGCGATAATAAATCCACATATTCATAACGCTTACTCATTAAGTTAACAAGCTCCAGTAGCTGTGGAATTAAAATAGCCCGCTCTGCTGCCGCAATACCATAGCTCGCTCCATAAAAATCTAAATATTCATCTACCTTTAATTGATCGTAAACACCGAAAAAATCAGGCATATAGCCAATTTGCTTGCGCACCTCTTTTGGCTCCTTAACAACGCTTTTTCCATTAATAAGCGCATCTCCAGAAGTAGGTGAAAGCAATGTTGCTAAAATCGAAAAGGTTGTAGATTTCCCGGCACCGTTCGCCCCAACAAAACCGAATACTGTTCCTTCAGCTAATGTTAAATTTAATTGATTTAATGCAATAAAGGAGCCATATTTTTTCGTTAAATTTTGAATTTCAATCATTATTTCGCCACTCCTTTCAGCTCAATATTCGGTAATGTTGTGTCAATTCCACCCTGATTTGTCGTAAAGATTGCCTCTAAACGAATTTCACCAAAGTCATTCATATAATCTTCAACATTGCTTGTTAACTGTACTTTATTTTGCTCTAAAGGCTCATAGCTTTCCATTTTATTATTCCAAACGGCTAACTTCATATTAATTGTATCTTTATTGGTAATCGTTATTTCATCAAGCTTCTCAATATGCTCGGTAAAATTAGATGGCAATGAAACGATGATTTCATATGATCCATCAGATAAATACCATTTGTTCATTTGTCGATCATACGGCTCAAAATAACCATTGACTGTTAAAGGGAGCACATCATAGTTTAAATTGCTTTGCTTCATTGTAAACGGTCCAGTTAATTCCACTTTCCCTTCAAATGGCTGTACAAAATAAGAAATCGCTGACATATTTGCTCCTGTTTCCATCTCTACACCTACTAATGCTTGTTCAGCCCATGCGCTAATAATCGGCTGATTATCTTGTGCTGAGACGGAGTCTGTCATTGCTTGTAAACGCTCAATTCGGATTGGATCGATATCTTCTTTTGTTGTTGGGTAAGTATAGTTTGATTGGTTATAATATATCGGCTGTTGCAATGTTGTTAGTTTCACATCTTTTTCAACTGTCATTGTGCCATTTGCTTCAATATCACCTAATTCAACTGTCTTTAAGCCTGATTGTAATGTGACATCCTTTAAATCAAATGGGAAATTATTTTTAATTGTACCTGTTAGCTTTTCATTTTTTAATGTTAAATCAATATCCATCTTGCCAACATCCTGCTTTGCTGTGGCACCCGCAAAAGATTGCACAGACCAGTAGCTTAAATTGCGCAATGTTAGTGTCGTACCATCTGCATGCTCCTTAATATAGGCATGTTCATATAAATTGCTCGCTGCTCCTGTAAATCTACCATAATTGCGTAAGGCCATCGCAGTTGTATTTTTATCTGTGTTAATAATGAAATCTCCACCGCGATTCGTTAAAATGGATTCAATATAATGACCATTTACACTACCATCTTCATTGACTTTATAAATAGCTGATTGCTGTGCCTGTGGCTGCATAATACGCCCTTGTGCCCCTATAATAAACAATGCTATGGAAACAACAATTGAGACGAAAGGAATAACCCACCAAGCATGCTCACGTTTGTCTAGTTTTTTCAACACAAAGTAAAGAATAGGTCCAATAAAAATAATGTAAATAATAATAACGATTAACGTAAAGCCCATCGATACTTCGAATGACGGGAATAATTCATTAAACGAGCGCATGTCGTACATCATTCGTTCCAATGGTGATTGATTGTACATTCCTATACTGTTAGAATTAGAAATTTTTTGGAGATTAAATAGCTTTGCTGTTAACGCTGCATAACCATCCATTG belongs to Lysinibacillus louembei and includes:
- a CDS encoding ABC transporter permease translates to MMERLYNPVFVKELKLRFRSFKSFSGLIFYLAVLTIFIAGFLLITTGFTGKGFFRPDTSFMMFAVLTIIQMALVLFITPSLTAGAISSEREKQTLNILLTTTQSSMQIIVGKLLSSLAFLVLMLVAGLPLYSLVFLFGGVSPSQIASIFSFYLLTVVAIGSIGVMFSTITKRTIVAMIATYGSIIFLGGITAFFFFITLAFSQMGAATGSTQSFMAYFWASINPGALILTLIEPEMGRGLAELSGIKLPVWVTYLIFYSIIIVLCLTLAIKKLRANMKSNR
- a CDS encoding ABC transporter ATP-binding protein translates to MIEIQNLTKKYGSFIALNQLNLTLAEGTVFGFVGANGAGKSTTFSILATLLSPTSGDALINGKSVVKEPKEVRKQIGYMPDFFGVYDQLKVDEYLDFYGASYGIAAAERAILIPQLLELVNLMSKRYEYVDLLSRGMKQRLCLARALIHDPKVLILDEPASGLDPRARVEMRDILRNLKTMGKTILISSHILPELAEMCDEIGVIDNGKLIAHGNVATIQAQLQGEKRIVIKVTERLQEVRAFLEEDPKISSIDLIESKLEIEFNYRGTDEEQVALLKRAVLADLPIYALIEEEKDLEDVFMAITKGADTE
- a CDS encoding DUF7408 domain-containing protein, which translates into the protein MKQVKIAAYIAVMMLMVSMFFPAGQASAAPALEVNAKAGINGKAKHMQPTPLYVTIKNSGDDFNGDMVINASYSYEAATALVIPVSIASGEEKTFELYLNGLTDYSYSDEEIFTFFEGGIEKDKKVKYKGTKRLQTNFLDPMSTFIFTVTNSSDRLGEYIKLSQYSMNSQMEVFHLNQIKEYTLPEDPLGLSMANIIVFDEVSIADLSQKQQDALLKWVQNGGTLVVGAMEQINTAAGIFKDYLPLTLSNEMVTVPAEALSALANGGDFSASIQAYAATMSEGSLPIFADGDNVLAASKKVGSGEIIQSAFSLGDEPLASMDGYAALTAKLFNLQKISNSNSIGMYNQSPLERMMYDMRSFNELFPSFEVSMGFTLIVIIIYIIFIGPILYFVLKKLDKREHAWWVIPFVSIVVSIALFIIGAQGRIMQPQAQQSAIYKVNEDGSVNGHYIESILTNRGGDFIINTDKNTTAMALRNYGRFTGAASNLYEHAYIKEHADGTTLTLRNLSYWSVQSFAGATAKQDVGKMDIDLTLKNEKLTGTIKNNFPFDLKDVTLQSGLKTVELGDIEANGTMTVEKDVKLTTLQQPIYYNQSNYTYPTTKEDIDPIRIERLQAMTDSVSAQDNQPIISAWAEQALVGVEMETGANMSAISYFVQPFEGKVELTGPFTMKQSNLNYDVLPLTVNGYFEPYDRQMNKWYLSDGSYEIIVSLPSNFTEHIEKLDEITITNKDTINMKLAVWNNKMESYEPLEQNKVQLTSNVEDYMNDFGEIRLEAIFTTNQGGIDTTLPNIELKGVAK